One Sediminicola sp. YIK13 DNA segment encodes these proteins:
- a CDS encoding ammonium transporter, with protein sequence MEAGLFTANNVWMMICTGLVFFMHLGFSLLEIGLTRQKNTINILFKNVFIICVGLLLYYIGGFNLMYPGDFNGYVGFAGFGLDPGEAGMTVEYASGGYTYWTDFLFQAMFAATAATIVSGAVAERIKIGPFMIFTIIYVGLVYPIVGSWQWGGGFLSTLGGDDAGFHDFAGSTLVHSVGGWAALIAVYLLGPRIGKFGEDGKPNAIPGHNIPFAAAGVLILWLGWFGFNGGSVLSADPAGTSLVLVTTSLAAAAGGVGAFIFSTILYKNYDLTMFLNGILGGLVGITAGADLMSPLESIIIGGIAGVIIVFGVALIDKIKLDDPVGAIAVHLICGIWGTLAVGIFGAKAGGDQFIYQLAGVGAAAVFCSLCAFIILYTLKKTIGIRVSKEEEIEGLDLHEHGMDAYPDFRLNQH encoded by the coding sequence TGTATTCTTCATGCACCTTGGATTCTCTCTTTTGGAGATTGGACTCACCAGACAAAAAAATACGATCAACATATTATTTAAGAATGTCTTTATTATCTGTGTAGGACTCCTATTATACTATATAGGCGGTTTTAACCTAATGTACCCTGGAGACTTTAATGGGTATGTAGGATTTGCAGGGTTCGGATTGGATCCGGGAGAAGCGGGAATGACCGTTGAATATGCCAGCGGAGGATACACCTATTGGACAGATTTTCTATTTCAGGCCATGTTTGCCGCTACAGCAGCGACCATTGTTTCTGGAGCAGTAGCTGAACGTATCAAAATAGGTCCGTTTATGATTTTTACCATCATATATGTAGGTCTGGTCTATCCAATTGTTGGGTCATGGCAATGGGGAGGTGGATTCCTATCTACCCTTGGAGGTGATGATGCAGGTTTTCACGATTTCGCAGGGTCTACTTTAGTACATTCCGTGGGCGGATGGGCAGCCCTTATCGCTGTATACCTTTTAGGTCCTCGTATCGGTAAATTTGGAGAAGACGGAAAGCCAAATGCTATCCCTGGACACAACATTCCTTTCGCAGCAGCGGGAGTATTGATTCTTTGGTTAGGATGGTTCGGATTTAACGGTGGATCAGTACTTTCAGCAGATCCGGCCGGAACTTCACTGGTATTGGTTACCACAAGTTTGGCAGCAGCAGCAGGTGGTGTAGGCGCATTTATCTTTTCTACTATTCTCTATAAAAATTATGACCTTACCATGTTCTTAAATGGTATTCTTGGTGGTTTGGTAGGAATTACTGCCGGTGCAGACTTAATGTCGCCGCTCGAATCTATCATTATAGGTGGAATAGCAGGTGTTATCATAGTATTTGGAGTAGCGCTTATTGATAAAATTAAATTGGATGATCCTGTAGGAGCTATCGCAGTTCACTTGATCTGCGGTATCTGGGGCACCTTGGCCGTTGGTATCTTTGGAGCAAAAGCCGGAGGAGACCAATTCATTTATCAATTAGCTGGAGTAGGTGCGGCAGCTGTATTTTGTTCGCTATGTGCCTTCATTATCCTATACACACTTAAGAAAACTATAGGTATACGAGTTTCGAAGGAAGAAGAAATTGAAGGATTGGATCTTCACGAACACGGAATGGACGCCTATCCCGATTTTAGATTGAATCAACACTAA
- a CDS encoding porin has product MKTIIHTNNVKKIVFLTIALLTTGLFAQEEETETTPKFSLSGSVDAYYRANLSAPNDEDAIAPGSSFANLPGFALGMANVIASYEGEDVGFVADLVFGPRGTDAIFASPMYSSTGNIVNQLYVYWNVSDNVKLTFGNFNTFLGYEVISPVANFNYSTSYLFSYGPFSHTGLKADFDLGNEWSAMVAVMNPTDLTEFNPTGNYAFGAQLGYSGQYLNFITDDGAYEIDFTGGFDVSDEFFLGINAAYFDNDGVGFAGAALYPQYATSDTFTIGLRGEYFTETGDFGAIGTGVEDSSVFAVTLTGSATIGNLMIKPELRLDSASDDAFIDNDLGPTKSLSSFVLAAVYSF; this is encoded by the coding sequence ATGAAAACGATTATCCATACAAATAACGTAAAAAAAATAGTTTTTTTAACTATAGCTTTATTGACAACTGGACTTTTTGCCCAAGAGGAAGAAACAGAAACAACACCTAAATTTTCATTGAGCGGATCTGTAGATGCCTACTACCGCGCAAACCTTAGTGCCCCAAACGATGAGGATGCCATTGCACCGGGATCTTCTTTCGCAAACCTACCAGGATTTGCTTTGGGCATGGCCAATGTCATTGCAAGTTATGAAGGGGAAGATGTTGGTTTTGTGGCCGATCTTGTATTTGGACCTCGCGGTACAGATGCCATTTTTGCTTCCCCAATGTATTCATCCACTGGAAATATAGTGAACCAATTATATGTCTATTGGAATGTTAGCGACAATGTAAAATTGACCTTTGGAAATTTCAATACCTTTTTGGGATATGAGGTTATTTCACCGGTAGCTAACTTTAACTACAGTACATCCTACCTATTCTCCTATGGTCCTTTTTCACATACAGGATTGAAGGCCGATTTTGATCTTGGGAACGAATGGTCTGCCATGGTTGCAGTAATGAACCCAACAGATCTAACCGAATTTAACCCAACCGGTAACTATGCTTTTGGGGCACAATTGGGCTATAGCGGTCAATATTTGAACTTTATCACCGATGACGGAGCCTACGAAATCGACTTTACAGGAGGTTTTGATGTGTCTGATGAGTTTTTCTTGGGAATAAACGCAGCATATTTTGACAATGACGGAGTAGGTTTTGCTGGTGCAGCTTTATATCCACAGTACGCTACTTCCGACACTTTCACCATTGGATTGAGAGGTGAATATTTCACTGAAACTGGAGACTTTGGCGCCATTGGAACAGGAGTTGAAGATTCCAGTGTATTTGCAGTTACCTTAACTGGAAGTGCTACTATTGGCAACTTAATGATCAAACCAGAATTGAGACTGGACAGTGCGTCTGATGATGCGTTTATTGACAACGACCTTGGCCCGACGAAGAGTCTT